A single region of the Streptomyces sp. NBC_00236 genome encodes:
- a CDS encoding prolyl oligopeptidase family serine peptidase: MINDDPYLWLEDIEGEAALAWVAERNAETDAALASGAAFASLKERLLEVLDAPDRIPYVARHGEFLYNFWRDAGHARGVWRRTTPEQYRTDAPRWEMLLDVDALAATEGTKWIWAGARVRHPDCGRALVSLSRDGGDAVVVREFDLGTRTFVEDGFQVAEAKTRIGWIDADTVFVGTDFGPGSLTESGYPRTVRRWRRGTPLEDAEPVFEGEARDVAAGGWHDSTPGFERDFVVRSMDFHHSEMYLLTPEASLIRIDVPDDADAYAHREHLIVSLKSDWLGHRAGSMLAFGFDSFLAGDRTPEVLFTPDARTALAGHAWTRHHLILETMHDVSTRIEVLTPTPGAGWAREPLADVPALSAVSVVDTDPDVSDEFFLDVSGFLQPSTLYHGRVGGQTEIIKQAPARFDAAGLGVEQFFALSQDCTKVPYFVIGPRDASAGPGPALLYGYGGFEVSLTPFYGAVTGRAWLERGGTYVIANIRGGGEYGPGWHRAALGADRVRAFEDFAAVAADLVRRGITTPAMLGAAGGSNGGLLMGAMVTRYPELFGAVVAQVPLLDMLRFHELLAGASWIAEYGDPDDRADRVHLSALSPYHRLAADRSYPPLLLTTSTRDDRVHPGHARKAAARLRELGHRVLLHENTGGGHAGAGDNEQAAHNNALMHTFLWSHLARPAPPAPG, encoded by the coding sequence GTGATCAACGATGACCCGTACCTGTGGCTGGAAGACATCGAGGGCGAGGCCGCGCTCGCCTGGGTGGCGGAGCGCAACGCCGAGACGGACGCCGCTCTGGCATCCGGCGCGGCGTTCGCCTCGCTGAAGGAGCGCCTGCTGGAGGTGCTGGACGCCCCGGACCGGATTCCGTATGTCGCGCGCCACGGCGAGTTCCTCTACAACTTCTGGCGTGACGCCGGGCATGCGCGGGGTGTGTGGCGGCGCACGACGCCGGAGCAGTACCGGACGGACGCTCCCCGGTGGGAGATGCTCCTCGACGTCGACGCGCTCGCCGCCACGGAGGGAACGAAGTGGATATGGGCCGGCGCACGGGTACGCCACCCCGACTGCGGCCGCGCCCTGGTCAGCCTCTCGCGTGACGGCGGAGACGCCGTGGTGGTCCGCGAGTTCGACCTCGGCACCCGGACCTTCGTCGAGGACGGGTTCCAGGTGGCGGAGGCGAAGACCCGGATCGGATGGATCGACGCCGACACCGTGTTCGTCGGCACGGACTTCGGGCCGGGCTCCCTCACCGAATCCGGCTATCCGAGGACGGTTCGCCGATGGCGCCGCGGTACGCCCCTGGAGGATGCCGAGCCGGTCTTCGAGGGCGAGGCGCGGGACGTGGCGGCCGGCGGCTGGCACGACTCCACGCCAGGGTTCGAACGGGACTTCGTCGTCCGGTCGATGGACTTCCACCACAGCGAGATGTATCTCCTCACCCCGGAGGCCTCGCTCATCAGGATCGATGTCCCGGACGACGCCGACGCGTACGCCCATCGCGAGCACCTGATCGTCAGCCTGAAGTCCGACTGGCTCGGACACCGCGCGGGTTCCATGCTGGCCTTCGGCTTCGATTCCTTCCTGGCGGGCGACCGGACCCCGGAGGTGCTGTTCACACCGGACGCCCGGACCGCCCTGGCCGGGCACGCGTGGACCCGTCACCATCTGATCCTGGAGACGATGCACGACGTCAGCACCCGCATCGAGGTACTCACCCCCACCCCCGGCGCCGGGTGGGCGCGCGAGCCGCTCGCGGACGTCCCGGCGCTGTCCGCCGTCAGCGTCGTGGACACGGACCCGGACGTCTCCGACGAGTTCTTCCTCGACGTGTCGGGGTTCCTGCAGCCTTCCACGCTCTACCACGGGCGGGTCGGGGGCCAAACGGAGATCATCAAGCAGGCCCCGGCCCGCTTCGACGCGGCCGGGCTCGGAGTGGAGCAGTTCTTCGCCCTCTCGCAGGACTGCACGAAGGTGCCGTACTTCGTGATCGGCCCCCGCGACGCCTCCGCGGGCCCCGGCCCCGCCCTCCTCTACGGCTACGGCGGCTTCGAGGTCTCGCTCACCCCCTTCTACGGCGCGGTGACGGGCCGGGCCTGGCTGGAGCGCGGGGGCACCTATGTGATCGCGAACATCCGGGGCGGCGGCGAGTACGGCCCCGGCTGGCACCGGGCGGCACTCGGCGCGGACCGGGTACGGGCCTTCGAGGACTTCGCGGCCGTCGCCGCCGACCTCGTCCGACGAGGCATCACCACCCCGGCCATGCTGGGCGCGGCGGGCGGCAGCAACGGCGGACTGCTCATGGGCGCGATGGTCACCCGGTACCCGGAACTGTTCGGCGCCGTCGTCGCCCAGGTCCCCCTGCTGGACATGCTCCGCTTCCACGAACTCCTGGCCGGTGCGTCCTGGATCGCCGAGTACGGTGACCCGGACGACCGGGCCGATCGCGTGCACCTGAGCGCGCTGTCCCCGTACCACCGGCTCGCCGCGGACCGGTCCTATCCGCCCCTGCTCCTGACGACCTCCACCCGTGACGACCGGGTCCACCCCGGCCACGCCCGCAAGGCCGCCGCACGGCTGCGCGAACTCGGTCACCGGGTCCTGCTTCACGAGAACACCGGCGGCGGCCACGCGGGCGCGGGCGACAACGAGCAGGCCGCCCACAACAACGCCCTCATGCACACCTTCTTGTGGAGTCACCTCGCACGGCCTGCCCCGCCCGCCCCCGGCTGA